The following are encoded in a window of Pelecanus crispus isolate bPelCri1 chromosome 6, bPelCri1.pri, whole genome shotgun sequence genomic DNA:
- the NGB gene encoding neuroglobin — MESGMPLSGRQRALIRESWRRVSGSPEQHGLVLFTRLFDLDPDLLPLFQYNCKQFASPQECLSAPEFLDHIRKVMLVIDAAVSHLENLSCLEEYLCNLGKKHQAVGVKVESFSTVGESLLYMLEKCLGTAFSPDVQEAWSKLYGAVVKAMRRDWETLPEGD, encoded by the exons ATGGAGAGCGGGATGCCGCTGTCTGGCAGGCAGCGAGCGCTGATCCGGGAGAGCTGGCGGCGGGTGAGCGGCAGCCCCGAGCAGCACGGCCTCGTCCTCTTCACCAG GTTGTTTGACTTGGACCCTGATCTGTTGCCCCTTTTCCAGTACAACTGCAAGCAGTTTGCCAGCCCTCAAGAGTGCCTCTCCGCCCCCGAGTTCCTGGATCACATCAGGAAG GTGATGCTGGTGATTGATGCTGCTGTGAGCCACCTGGAGAACTTGTCCTGCCTGGAAGAGTATCTCTGCAACCTCGGCAAGAAGCACCAGGCAGTTGGTGTGAAGGTCGAGTCTTTCTCG ACTGTTGGTGAGTCCTTGCTGTACATgctggagaaatgccttggcaCTGCCTTCAGCCCAGACGTGCAGGAGGCTTGGAGCAAACTCTACGGTGCTGTGGTGAAAGCCATGCGACGTGACTGGGAGACCCTCCCGGAAGGGGACTAG